From the Leptospira biflexa serovar Patoc strain 'Patoc 1 (Paris)' genome, one window contains:
- a CDS encoding GAF domain-containing SpoIIE family protein phosphatase — translation MTDPQTSLSKFRSLLHISSILNANLDLHQLLPLIMLYSKDLLEAEASSLFLLENDEFLYCEVALGEKGEIIQEYARLEFGEGIVGMVAKEKKPIALEDAYKDPRFNPSMDKRTGFKTKSLICVPLFVEERLIGTLEVINKTNDRIFNDADLEYLISLSEVAATAIQNANTKDSLDKRILELSLLYEFEKLSVSEKSLNELGKWMLNRVLEYLGASSGTIYLANTTQQELGILAAKGIPEDAYDQIKVPFGKGVSGWVAEKKESLLIHNLDMDPRYNQLSPFRFESKSLISAPLIYQNELLGVISINNKLSGYAFQHSDLDLLTNIAARLSNTIKNAQLFHQIVDTGKELNRAKNIMQKIMPSVLPETKELSYGVSHIPLEQVGGDFYDVTEIDEFQYSILIADISGHGLSAAVLAAMSHMVLKNFEPDIKLSPSLFLTTLNHMLFGKLAGNFLTAFYGIINLKENSILCANAGHHAPFLMKGTSADASALDVKGKILGLIPDLYYEEKKFSFGSGDRLVLYTDGITEHMSKDHNKRYDDELFQKAIIKGKSKSAQDCANSLIQEAKDYVNSNEFADDVTILIVDRK, via the coding sequence ATGACCGATCCGCAAACTAGTCTTAGTAAATTCCGTAGCCTACTTCATATTTCATCGATTCTGAATGCAAATTTAGACCTGCACCAACTTCTCCCTCTCATCATGTTGTATTCCAAAGATTTGTTAGAGGCGGAGGCAAGTTCCTTATTCTTACTAGAAAACGATGAATTTTTGTATTGTGAAGTGGCCTTGGGAGAAAAAGGGGAAATCATCCAGGAATATGCACGTTTGGAATTTGGCGAAGGCATCGTAGGTATGGTTGCCAAAGAAAAAAAACCAATCGCACTCGAAGATGCCTACAAAGACCCAAGATTCAATCCGAGTATGGACAAACGTACGGGATTCAAAACCAAGTCTCTCATTTGTGTCCCTCTCTTTGTCGAAGAAAGGCTCATTGGAACACTTGAAGTCATCAACAAAACCAATGATCGAATTTTTAATGATGCCGATTTAGAATATTTGATTTCTCTATCAGAAGTTGCTGCCACAGCCATTCAAAATGCCAATACGAAAGATAGTTTGGACAAACGGATTTTAGAACTTTCCTTACTCTATGAATTTGAAAAACTATCGGTTTCCGAAAAAAGTTTAAATGAACTAGGAAAGTGGATGTTAAACCGAGTTTTGGAATACTTAGGGGCAAGCTCTGGAACCATCTACCTCGCAAACACAACCCAACAAGAGTTAGGTATTCTTGCGGCAAAAGGAATCCCGGAAGATGCGTATGACCAAATCAAAGTTCCTTTTGGAAAAGGGGTTTCGGGTTGGGTCGCTGAAAAAAAAGAAAGTTTACTCATCCATAATTTGGATATGGATCCAAGGTACAATCAACTTTCCCCATTTCGATTTGAATCCAAATCACTCATCTCAGCACCACTCATTTACCAAAACGAACTTTTGGGAGTGATTAGCATCAATAACAAACTCTCAGGGTATGCCTTCCAACATTCTGATTTAGACCTACTCACAAACATTGCAGCAAGACTCAGTAACACGATTAAAAATGCCCAACTCTTCCACCAAATTGTGGATACAGGAAAGGAGCTGAACCGTGCCAAAAACATCATGCAAAAAATCATGCCATCGGTTTTGCCAGAAACCAAAGAATTGAGTTATGGAGTCTCTCACATTCCACTCGAACAAGTGGGAGGTGATTTTTATGATGTCACAGAAATTGATGAATTTCAATATTCCATTTTGATTGCGGATATATCTGGACACGGACTTTCGGCTGCCGTACTTGCAGCGATGTCCCATATGGTTCTCAAAAATTTTGAACCCGATATCAAACTAAGTCCTTCTCTATTTTTAACCACACTCAATCATATGTTATTTGGGAAACTGGCAGGTAATTTCTTAACTGCATTTTATGGAATCATCAATTTAAAAGAAAATTCCATCCTCTGTGCCAATGCAGGCCACCATGCACCTTTTTTGATGAAAGGGACGAGTGCCGATGCCTCTGCTTTGGATGTGAAAGGAAAAATCCTTGGTCTCATTCCCGATCTCTATTATGAGGAAAAAAAGTTTTCGTTTGGATCCGGAGACCGTTTGGTATTGTATACCGACGGAATTACCGAACATATGTCAAAAGACCATAACAAACGTTATGACGATGAATTGTTCCAAAAGGCAATTATAAAAGGGAAATCAAAGTCAGCACAAGATTGTGCCAACTCACTCATCCAAGAAGCAAAAGACTATGTAAATTCCAATGAGTTTGCCGATGATGTGACGATCCTGATCGTCGATCGAAAATGA
- the nirK gene encoding copper-containing nitrite reductase: MNPIKTKQIVLFLFLSFLLVAFVNCGKETVEEAKLTYAPEVPPHIDRTNEAKVVVNMETVEVVGRLADGVEYTFWTFGGSVPGPMIRVREGDNVEFHLKNHPTSKMPHNIDLHAVTGQGGGAAASLTIPGHASKFSFKALNPGLYIYHCATSPVGMHIANGMYGLIYVQPKDDLPKVDKEYYVVQSEFYTKGRNGEPGLQPFSMEKAITEIPDYVVFNGSVGSLVEERAITAKVGEKVRLYVGNGGPNLVSSFHVIGEIFDSVYTEGGVLANQKNVQTTLIPAGGSAIVDFTVDVPGTLILVDHSIFRTFNKGSLGMLKVEGEQNPNVYSGKQEDTVYLPEGPAIQRMVTEVKPKATTKSKEEILANGARVYQSVCSACHMKEGQGVQGVFPPLAKSDYLNADKNRAIQVLKKGLSGPITVNGQKYNNVMPHLELSNEEIASVLSYVYNQWGNKGIMVTEQEVK, translated from the coding sequence ATGAATCCAATCAAAACAAAACAAATTGTCCTCTTTCTTTTCCTTTCATTCCTACTTGTCGCTTTTGTCAATTGCGGAAAAGAAACTGTGGAAGAAGCAAAACTCACTTATGCACCTGAAGTCCCTCCACATATCGATCGAACAAACGAGGCAAAGGTGGTTGTGAATATGGAAACTGTGGAAGTTGTTGGTCGCCTTGCCGATGGAGTGGAGTATACGTTTTGGACATTTGGAGGCTCAGTGCCAGGCCCTATGATCCGAGTGAGAGAAGGGGACAATGTTGAGTTCCACTTAAAAAACCACCCCACAAGCAAAATGCCACATAACATTGATTTGCACGCTGTGACAGGGCAAGGTGGTGGGGCCGCGGCTTCCCTCACAATCCCAGGCCATGCTTCCAAATTTTCCTTTAAGGCTCTGAATCCCGGACTTTATATCTACCACTGCGCCACGTCTCCCGTGGGAATGCACATCGCCAACGGGATGTATGGACTTATTTATGTGCAACCAAAAGACGACCTTCCCAAAGTGGATAAGGAATACTATGTGGTCCAAAGTGAGTTTTATACCAAAGGCAGAAATGGGGAACCTGGTCTTCAGCCATTTAGCATGGAAAAGGCGATCACAGAAATTCCTGATTATGTAGTTTTTAATGGTTCTGTTGGATCATTGGTAGAGGAACGAGCCATCACTGCAAAAGTGGGAGAAAAAGTTCGATTGTATGTTGGGAATGGTGGTCCCAATTTGGTTTCCAGCTTCCATGTGATTGGTGAAATATTTGATTCTGTTTACACCGAAGGTGGAGTATTGGCCAATCAAAAAAATGTACAAACCACTCTCATCCCTGCTGGTGGTTCCGCTATCGTTGATTTCACAGTTGATGTCCCAGGAACTCTAATATTAGTAGACCACTCGATCTTTCGCACATTTAACAAAGGTTCGCTTGGTATGTTAAAAGTAGAAGGGGAACAAAATCCAAACGTCTATTCTGGAAAACAAGAAGATACTGTGTATTTACCAGAAGGTCCAGCGATCCAACGTATGGTCACCGAAGTCAAACCGAAGGCAACAACCAAATCGAAGGAAGAAATTTTGGCGAATGGAGCACGTGTTTACCAATCCGTTTGTTCTGCTTGCCATATGAAAGAAGGGCAAGGTGTGCAAGGTGTATTCCCACCACTTGCCAAATCAGATTATCTAAATGCAGATAAAAATCGCGCCATCCAAGTGCTGAAAAAAGGTTTGAGTGGTCCCATCACCGTGAATGGCCAAAAATACAATAACGTGATGCCACATTTAGAACTCTCTAACGAAGAGATCGCAAGTGTGCTCAGTTATGTATACAACCAATGGGGAAACAAAGGGATCATGGTGACAGAACAAGAAGTGAAGTAA
- a CDS encoding formylglycine-generating enzyme family protein: MIRFSPSWNYALVLFFLTSFTLYSEMVRIPSGKWKPFLKDDSLKINSEIKVNGFFMDVYPVTQGEFYEFTLKHPDWKKGKPSSLFVDAGYLSDWKDGKPKEKDRLSPVTYISWFAAKAYCESKGKRLPTEAEWEYVASIPPQGKNKKEIEAVILKWYGERRPEVLPKVGNYKNKLGVYDQHGIIWEWVYDFNNSSVTGDSRQDSDIESSLFCGGGSLKANDFTNYASYMRYGYRAGLKGWYTAKYLGFRCVADQNSKEGSL, from the coding sequence ATGATTCGATTTTCCCCATCCTGGAACTATGCTTTGGTTCTCTTTTTTTTGACTTCGTTCACTTTGTATTCGGAAATGGTGAGAATCCCTTCGGGGAAATGGAAACCATTTTTAAAAGACGATTCATTGAAGATCAATAGTGAGATCAAGGTAAATGGTTTTTTTATGGATGTTTACCCTGTCACACAGGGAGAGTTTTATGAATTCACTTTAAAGCACCCCGATTGGAAAAAAGGAAAACCATCCTCTTTGTTTGTAGATGCAGGTTACCTTTCCGATTGGAAGGATGGGAAACCAAAAGAAAAAGATCGATTATCGCCTGTTACCTATATTTCTTGGTTTGCTGCAAAGGCATATTGTGAATCTAAGGGGAAACGATTGCCTACAGAAGCCGAGTGGGAGTATGTAGCAAGTATTCCACCCCAAGGAAAAAACAAAAAAGAGATCGAAGCCGTGATCTTAAAATGGTATGGGGAACGAAGACCAGAAGTTTTGCCAAAGGTTGGAAATTACAAAAATAAGTTAGGTGTGTATGACCAACATGGAATCATTTGGGAATGGGTGTATGATTTTAACAACTCATCTGTCACCGGTGATTCTAGGCAAGATTCTGATATTGAAAGTAGTCTTTTTTGTGGAGGTGGTTCTCTCAAAGCGAACGATTTTACCAATTATGCTTCTTATATGCGTTATGGTTACCGTGCAGGTTTAAAAGGTTGGTACACTGCGAAGTATTTAGGATTTCGATGTGTGGCTGACCAAAATAGTAAGGAAGGTTCTTTATGA
- a CDS encoding SCO family protein, translated as MNSKFFISTLILLLGFFSFTCDDHNSSSSHHHEHEPLLAASEPASGSLMELKNQWSTEDGKVVSFANWKGKPFLISMFYASCISICPRLVTDLEQVAKKIQSETGKAPNVILVSFDSEKDKPEILKDYKKKMGLGQNWTLLNGKEEDVRMLSVVLGINYKKMASGEFNHSAVITLFDKDGTNVSRFEGIGTNSEQMVKIFASMN; from the coding sequence ATGAATTCAAAATTTTTTATATCCACTTTGATCCTACTTTTAGGATTTTTTTCTTTCACTTGTGATGATCACAATTCAAGTTCGAGCCACCACCATGAACACGAACCTTTACTCGCCGCAAGTGAACCGGCAAGTGGTAGTTTAATGGAATTAAAAAACCAATGGTCGACAGAAGATGGAAAAGTAGTCAGTTTCGCCAACTGGAAAGGAAAACCATTTCTCATCAGTATGTTTTATGCGTCTTGTATCTCCATCTGTCCTAGGTTAGTCACTGACTTGGAACAAGTGGCAAAAAAAATCCAATCTGAAACGGGTAAAGCCCCCAATGTTATACTGGTAAGTTTTGATTCTGAAAAAGACAAACCAGAGATTTTAAAGGACTATAAAAAGAAAATGGGACTTGGCCAAAATTGGACCTTACTCAATGGAAAGGAAGAGGATGTTCGAATGTTGTCCGTTGTCCTTGGGATCAATTATAAAAAAATGGCAAGTGGTGAATTCAATCATTCTGCAGTGATCACTTTATTTGACAAAGATGGAACCAATGTTTCGCGATTCGAGGGGATCGGAACGAATTCCGAACAAATGGTAAAAATCTTTGCTTCGATGAATTGA
- a CDS encoding BPSS1187 family protein, whose product MKSISTNFRFDFFYSILLLILFLNFFNCKKETETNEDLVTLLGLNIYARSCAGQNTFPSNGTVGSLIRYQVRPSITSTAITSDNNPHHVYPPLSSVTKKNILSVFYPGTGSSPCEIGAILQQGASRGYHVIGLSYPNSEAVNSICNQGAARNDASCFENLRNEVVTGSQVSSYVSVDGNNSIEGRLLSLLLYLSRTYPNDGWDGFLTGGAINWPSVYVGGHSQGSGHAAFHGKLRNVGRVSIYSGVSDYSLQSASIPSWFSNAQVAPAGSYYGLIHENDTVANFSGNANQVTDVWLNQFGMTGALTNTNAGAPFGNSKRLVTTACNGMGAAVLHSCPMTNGFQTIWNYISYP is encoded by the coding sequence ATGAAATCCATTTCTACAAATTTCCGTTTTGATTTTTTTTATTCGATTCTCCTTCTCATTTTATTTCTGAACTTTTTCAATTGCAAAAAAGAAACAGAAACAAACGAAGATTTGGTGACACTTCTTGGTTTGAATATATACGCTCGTTCTTGTGCTGGCCAAAATACTTTCCCATCCAATGGGACAGTGGGAAGTCTCATCCGTTACCAAGTCCGACCTTCCATCACTTCGACTGCGATCACTTCAGATAACAACCCACATCATGTTTACCCACCTCTCTCTAGTGTTACCAAAAAAAATATTCTGTCTGTCTTTTATCCAGGAACTGGTTCCTCTCCTTGTGAAATTGGCGCCATTTTACAACAAGGCGCCTCAAGAGGGTATCATGTCATTGGACTTAGTTACCCCAATAGTGAAGCAGTCAATTCTATCTGCAACCAAGGAGCCGCAAGAAATGATGCAAGCTGTTTTGAAAACTTACGGAACGAAGTAGTGACAGGATCACAAGTTTCATCTTATGTTTCCGTTGACGGAAACAATTCGATTGAGGGTAGACTTTTATCATTATTATTGTATCTGTCTAGAACCTATCCCAATGATGGTTGGGATGGGTTTTTGACTGGTGGGGCCATCAACTGGCCTTCTGTATATGTGGGAGGCCATTCTCAAGGGAGTGGGCATGCAGCATTCCATGGGAAACTTCGAAATGTAGGCCGTGTTTCCATTTATAGTGGAGTTTCGGACTATAGTTTACAATCCGCTTCGATTCCTTCTTGGTTTAGTAATGCGCAAGTAGCTCCTGCTGGTTCCTATTACGGCCTCATTCATGAAAATGATACGGTGGCAAATTTTAGTGGGAACGCAAACCAGGTAACGGATGTTTGGCTAAATCAATTCGGTATGACAGGAGCATTGACAAATACCAATGCGGGTGCACCGTTTGGAAATAGCAAACGTTTGGTGACGACAGCATGTAATGGTATGGGCGCTGCCGTTTTGCATAGTTGTCCCATGACCAATGGTTTCCAAACCATTTGGAATTACATCAGTTATCCTTAA
- a CDS encoding SDR family NAD(P)-dependent oxidoreductase encodes MEHSLVVGATSDIGIWVVDALAKRGHSLSLTGRNKQKLSELQTKIISKYNVVVNIFELDITEMHSFDSFVTSLNGIPNHIFFLVGYYEDQKRARENWRELEKTIQINFTGVAALLNIFSLQMEMRKSGTITVVSSVAGERGRKLNYVYGSAKACLTTYLSGLRALVYPNGVHIGTILLGPVYTKMSLGHNLIPWLTLQPEEAGEKIVTAGLGRKDQVYIRWPWYFIMFGIRMIPEWIFKRLPTF; translated from the coding sequence ATGGAACATTCATTAGTTGTGGGAGCAACTTCGGATATCGGAATTTGGGTAGTGGATGCATTGGCAAAACGAGGACATTCCCTTTCCTTAACTGGTAGAAACAAACAAAAGTTATCCGAATTACAAACCAAAATCATTTCAAAGTACAATGTTGTCGTGAATATCTTTGAATTGGATATTACAGAAATGCATTCGTTTGATTCGTTTGTAACATCGCTGAATGGTATTCCCAATCATATATTTTTCCTAGTTGGTTATTATGAAGACCAGAAGAGAGCCAGGGAAAACTGGAGAGAATTAGAAAAAACCATTCAAATCAACTTCACGGGCGTTGCTGCTTTATTAAATATATTCTCCCTTCAAATGGAAATGAGAAAATCTGGAACCATAACCGTTGTCAGTTCTGTGGCAGGAGAAAGGGGAAGGAAATTGAATTATGTTTATGGAAGTGCGAAGGCTTGTTTGACCACCTATCTCTCCGGATTACGTGCCTTAGTGTATCCGAATGGTGTTCATATAGGGACGATCCTACTCGGTCCAGTCTACACCAAGATGTCTCTTGGTCATAATTTGATTCCTTGGTTGACATTACAACCAGAGGAAGCGGGGGAAAAAATTGTAACAGCCGGTCTTGGGAGAAAAGACCAAGTATACATACGTTGGCCTTGGTATTTTATCATGTTTGGGATTCGAATGATTCCGGAATGGATCTTCAAACGCCTCCCAACATTCTAA
- a CDS encoding response regulator yields the protein MLGCSLSSNLAKLVKQIILNILFSFLIFSFFGCIQKPNPPMAKFGILDSRDWNFDLYGNVPLNGEWEIHWKQWEPKEEQKPSYTKIPGNWTDSLGNKLPNGYATLRLKILVKENTKSFYLQNGVTRNAFRIQVGNETVYESGKIGFDSESEISNINIQTVSLPQVEKGFIDLRIQVSCFHYHVCGVATPYLLGTHDGINKSFFEATSRDILVFSSLGTLAFFHFVLFLFWRDEKTHLYFSFVCLLASIRILSIGETRLIYNYIPMGMYEFMVRVNGISFTLLYLSFVRYVKEVYPDKKYQYFYQMNYIAAVILIFGIPFPTQIYSKIQSYHLILSLLGLFTLLYPIIHGVMVKKPGARFFLFSLVSTMLLFSLDILTEFAKKGTAYLGQYGFLVFGLSQALFIADRMIQNFKNKEKLKQEKELALAEVRFKSAFLSTMSHEIRTPMNGILGMTQMFGQTSLTDEQKEYLSLIQFSGENLLLLVNDILDLTKLEAGKFELRLETIVLSKFLNDMVQLFRSKINTQYVNLELVTNTDLPKHIITDQRRFNQIISNLLGNAIKFTETGTISLIVWSDPIDSKKCKLNLQIKDTGIGIPNEKLNDLFQPFLQIHSHLSGKTNGTGLGLTITKKIVEEMSGKISVLSELGKGSVFHVEIPVSVSNEEIPTSDSLPNQSFLKSDNWEKNLAEKYPAKILIADDDSINLKVSKMFLKKLGYVALIAENGEKTLEVVEKENPDLILLDVQMPDIDGIQVTKQIRKNKNLKRQPIIIALTANVMEEEKENCLSSGMDDFMTKPLLMQDLVYMIKKWSKGFD from the coding sequence ATGCTAGGATGTTCTTTGTCGTCAAATCTTGCAAAGCTTGTGAAACAAATCATCCTCAATATTTTGTTTTCGTTTCTGATCTTCAGTTTCTTTGGCTGTATTCAAAAGCCAAATCCACCAATGGCAAAATTTGGAATTTTAGATAGTAGGGATTGGAATTTTGATTTATATGGAAATGTACCTTTAAACGGAGAGTGGGAAATCCATTGGAAACAATGGGAACCAAAAGAAGAACAAAAACCCTCTTATACAAAAATCCCTGGTAACTGGACTGATTCCCTGGGAAATAAATTGCCGAATGGTTACGCAACACTCCGCTTAAAAATATTGGTAAAAGAAAATACAAAATCTTTTTATCTACAGAATGGTGTGACTAGAAATGCATTTCGAATTCAAGTTGGAAATGAAACGGTCTATGAATCAGGAAAAATAGGTTTTGATTCTGAATCGGAAATTTCAAACATCAATATTCAAACTGTTTCTCTGCCTCAAGTTGAAAAAGGATTCATTGATCTTAGAATACAAGTTTCTTGTTTTCACTATCATGTATGTGGAGTTGCCACACCGTATTTACTTGGAACTCATGATGGTATCAATAAATCATTTTTTGAAGCGACTAGCCGGGATATTTTAGTATTTTCATCACTGGGAACTCTCGCTTTTTTCCATTTTGTTTTATTTCTATTTTGGCGTGATGAAAAAACACATTTATACTTTTCTTTTGTTTGTTTGCTCGCATCCATTCGAATTTTAAGCATTGGAGAAACACGTCTCATATACAATTATATACCGATGGGTATGTATGAATTTATGGTGAGGGTGAATGGAATTTCCTTTACCTTATTGTACCTATCTTTTGTTCGTTATGTGAAAGAAGTGTATCCAGATAAAAAGTATCAATATTTTTATCAAATGAATTATATTGCCGCAGTAATTCTTATCTTTGGAATTCCTTTTCCGACACAAATTTATTCCAAAATCCAATCTTACCATTTAATCCTTTCACTACTTGGTTTGTTCACTCTTCTTTATCCCATCATTCATGGTGTGATGGTAAAAAAACCAGGAGCAAGGTTCTTTTTATTTTCCCTCGTTTCCACGATGTTACTTTTTTCATTGGATATTTTGACTGAGTTTGCTAAAAAAGGAACCGCTTATTTAGGTCAATATGGATTCTTAGTATTTGGTTTGTCTCAAGCATTGTTTATCGCTGATCGTATGATCCAAAATTTCAAAAACAAAGAAAAACTAAAACAGGAAAAGGAGTTAGCTCTCGCTGAAGTCAGATTCAAATCCGCATTTTTATCCACAATGAGTCATGAAATTCGAACGCCTATGAATGGAATTTTGGGTATGACCCAAATGTTTGGTCAAACAAGTCTAACAGATGAACAAAAAGAATATTTAAGTTTGATTCAATTTAGTGGAGAAAATTTATTATTACTCGTCAATGATATTTTGGATTTAACGAAACTTGAGGCAGGGAAATTTGAATTACGTTTAGAAACAATTGTATTGTCGAAATTTTTAAACGATATGGTACAATTGTTTCGATCCAAAATTAACACACAATATGTGAATCTTGAGTTAGTGACAAATACAGACCTTCCAAAACATATCATCACTGACCAAAGGAGATTCAATCAAATAATTTCGAATTTATTGGGGAATGCAATCAAGTTCACTGAAACCGGAACCATATCATTGATCGTTTGGTCAGATCCAATCGATTCAAAAAAATGCAAACTCAATCTCCAAATCAAAGATACTGGTATTGGTATTCCCAATGAAAAATTGAACGATTTATTCCAACCATTTTTACAAATTCATTCCCATCTATCAGGAAAAACAAACGGGACAGGACTTGGTCTTACCATCACAAAAAAAATTGTAGAAGAAATGTCAGGAAAAATCTCCGTTTTATCGGAGTTAGGAAAAGGATCGGTATTTCATGTAGAGATCCCAGTTTCAGTCAGTAATGAGGAAATTCCAACAAGCGACAGTTTACCGAATCAAAGTTTTCTAAAATCCGACAATTGGGAAAAAAATTTAGCGGAGAAATACCCTGCGAAAATTCTGATCGCTGATGATGATTCCATCAATTTAAAAGTATCTAAAATGTTTCTAAAAAAATTGGGTTATGTTGCACTCATTGCAGAAAATGGGGAAAAAACTCTCGAAGTAGTGGAAAAAGAAAATCCAGATTTGATTTTACTGGATGTTCAAATGCCTGATATCGATGGAATCCAAGTCACAAAACAAATCAGAAAGAACAAAAATTTGAAACGGCAACCAATTATCATTGCTTTGACCGCAAATGTGATGGAAGAAGAAAAGGAAAATTGTCTTTCCTCTGGAATGGATGATTTTATGACCAAACCACTGCTCATGCAGGATTTGGTTTATATGATTAAAAAATGGTCAAAAGGATTCGATTGA
- a CDS encoding sigma-70 family RNA polymerase sigma factor, translating into MNDLESFLEWKPYLFSIAYRITGSYVDAEDILQESYLRWLSVNKNIVENPKSYLGSIVARLAFDLLKKASRKKETYIGPYLPEPIPEKWDGLDEVDEEKMNFVFLVLLETLNPFERAVLLLRESFDFDFETIGKIIGKTPEYSRKILSRAKQALKQRKKKFDPDPKFHAKLLMEFSLACAKQDTNSLSKLLKEDVIAYSDGGGKVHAARIPIPGLSRVITFLKQTTKKAMNTSTVYFGYANGDPMIIGYDKDGVPKFVQLISVEGNLISNIYTVANPEKLKGFQNMDQLKKLGYIRKPNLISFLILDFQNKIKAFLN; encoded by the coding sequence TTGAATGATTTAGAATCTTTTTTGGAATGGAAACCATATCTATTCTCCATTGCCTACCGCATTACAGGGAGTTATGTGGATGCAGAGGATATTTTACAAGAGAGTTATCTAAGATGGCTCTCGGTCAATAAAAACATAGTAGAAAATCCCAAATCTTACTTGGGAAGTATTGTCGCAAGACTTGCCTTTGATTTGCTAAAAAAAGCATCTAGAAAAAAAGAAACGTATATCGGTCCCTATTTGCCAGAACCGATTCCCGAAAAATGGGATGGGCTTGATGAGGTTGATGAAGAGAAAATGAATTTTGTTTTCCTCGTTCTTTTAGAAACATTAAATCCATTTGAACGTGCTGTTTTGCTATTACGAGAGTCCTTTGATTTTGATTTTGAAACCATTGGAAAAATCATAGGAAAAACTCCGGAATACTCGAGAAAAATTCTGAGTCGAGCCAAACAGGCATTAAAGCAACGTAAGAAAAAATTTGATCCTGATCCAAAATTTCACGCAAAGTTACTTATGGAGTTTAGCCTTGCTTGTGCGAAACAAGACACAAACTCGCTTTCAAAATTACTCAAAGAAGATGTGATTGCATATTCTGACGGAGGTGGCAAAGTACATGCCGCAAGAATTCCAATCCCTGGCCTCAGTCGAGTGATCACCTTCCTCAAACAAACTACTAAAAAAGCAATGAATACTTCTACTGTCTATTTTGGATATGCGAATGGTGACCCTATGATCATCGGATATGACAAAGATGGAGTGCCAAAGTTTGTTCAATTGATTTCTGTTGAAGGAAATTTGATCAGCAATATTTACACAGTTGCCAATCCAGAAAAACTCAAAGGATTTCAAAACATGGATCAATTGAAAAAATTAGGATACATCCGAAAACCGAATCTAATTTCTTTCCTTATTTTGGACTTTCAGAATAAAATCAAAGCTTTTCTAAACTAG